The Xylocopa sonorina isolate GNS202 chromosome 17, iyXylSono1_principal, whole genome shotgun sequence DNA segment TGCAGGCGATGCCCGCGGCGGCGGTCTCCCTTCAGCGAAAGAAATCGCTGCCGGATGTGGCGCAACCTATTCAGTTGACAGCAACTGCACCGCTGTCCAGGGAGGAAGTCAGCGTCCTGAGCAGTATGAGGAGAGAGGAGATCCGCAGGCAGATCGACGAGAGCGAGAGGCTCAGGGCGAATCCTCTGCTGTACTTGGTCAGTCCTCAGGTTAAAGTGAGTATGCCAAGCGGTATCGTTTTGTCGATCAGAAGAGCAATCTAATTTTCTAGAGCTACTGTTCTTTAAcagatttcaattaaatttctaatCTTCAACTTAAAGACGAAGCGCGTTCTCTTTCAGTCATTTTTCACGATTTTTTTCACGATTTTCACGGAGGCTTTCTTCAAAGTACTATCGTTTCGTCATTGAGAAGGTTAATCTAATATTCTAGCGCTAAATTTTtggaaagatttcaatcaaattCCTAATTTTTAATTCTAATTTTCTAGAGCTACTGTTTTTTAAcagatttcaattaaatttctaatCTTCAACTTTAAAGACGGAGCGCGTTCTCTTTCAGTCATTTTTCACGATTTTTTTCACGATTTTCACGGAGGCTTTCTTCAAAGTACTATCGTTTCGTCATTGAGAAGgttaattttctaattttccagCGCTAAATTTTtggaaagatttcaatcaaattTCTAATTTTTAATTCTAACAACAGAGCGTGATTTCTTTTAGTCGCTTTCTCTACAATTTTCATGGAAACTTTTTCCAAAGTACTACAGTTTCGTCATTGAGAAGGTTAATATGATTTTCAAGTGCTATCATTTTTGAGAAGATTTCAATTAAAATTCTAATCTCGAATTCTGAAGACAGAGCGcattttttttacaatttttatggTGGCTTTCTCCAAAGTACTATCGTTTTGTCAATGAGAAGAGTAATCTAATTTCCAAACGCTACCATTTTTGAGAAGATTTCGATAAAATTCCCAATTCCCAATTTCGAATTCTAAAGACAGAGCACGTTTTCTTTCAGTCGTTTTCTCTACAATTTTCATAGAGGCTTTCTCCAAAGTACTATCGTTTCGTCATTGAGAAGACCAATATAATTTCCAAACGCTACAATTTttgaaaagatttcaatcaaatcCCCAATCTCGAATTCTAAAAACAGAACGCGTGTTTCCTCCCAATTTTTCTACAATTCTCACGTGAACAGACGTTCGTCTCATCGCGAGCCGCGAGATTCACGCAAAATGCAAACCGTTTCGCAGTTATTAGACACAAGACGCGTGGCTAATTAATAAGACCAGTAAACGCATTTAAACGAGGCGTTGTCCGATAATACCCTCGTAAGCGATTCGCGTCGCACATTAAACGCGAGTGTCAAAGCATTAATTAAGCCATCGTCCCACCGTCTTCCCCGTCGCTGCGAAATTTCAACGCTCGCGGATTTTTCGATTGCCTCGGGTCAGACAACTGACGCAACGCTCGAAGCCATTGACGAACGCGTACCCGGAAGTGGAGTGTAGTTGGCGCGAAAAGGGACGACGCTGAGGAATCGCGGACCGCGTGGCGCGTAGAATTTAGACGCACCGGATGCGACGACCTTGACGAAAAACGAAAAGGGGGAGGCAAACTCACGCTCGAATCGACGACGCAGAAACGATCGGCTCTTATCGAGCGATTGCGAAAGTAGGTCGCACGGGTATCGATGCGCGATTATGAACGTTCAATTAAATCAGCCGCTTTAAATGTGAGGTCTCCGCG contains these protein-coding regions:
- the LOC143431330 gene encoding uncharacterized protein LOC143431330 isoform X2, with protein sequence MLWSEPDEEEEALLCSPALMARRASESWIVAPPVEAMPAAAVSLQRKKSLPDVAQPIQLTATAPLSREEVSVLSSMRREEIRRQIDESERLRANPLLYLVSPQVKDWFSQQQLVMLVLFINISLALMFFKLLT